Genomic window (Gasterosteus aculeatus chromosome 1, fGasAcu3.hap1.1, whole genome shotgun sequence):
CCATTTGTTTCGCAAAGCAACACCCGGCGGTAGTCGGATTCGTGGACCACGGGCCACCAAAGTAAATAAACATATCACGCCACAGGGCCCTCACAAGTACAAGGGTGTACTCGTCCTCTACAGGCGGCATGCGtgtaaaacaaatcaattctaaaactaaaatataatctacaatgaataaaaaagagCTGTGAACACTGGGTGGGGTACAACAAGCAGTATTGGACCTACAGATTGAATGGACTTGTCACTTCCTGTGGATATGAGGGAAGGATAAAACATCACCAACCCTGGCGTGTGCAAACAACATGTAACATTTAGTATGTTAGCCAGACCCGGCATGCACCGGTCGTGGTGGTTGTGGTGATACGAGGGGACACAGAGGAGAGCGACTCTTCAGGTAGACACTGCTCCTCTGTATCTTCACTGAAAGAAGTAGCGGTTTGCTGCTAAATTCATGCTTTGAATCCCGCGTGTCGCGCCGTAGAATGTAAACGCTATTGCGAAGCGGAACCCTCAACATCATAATTCTTATCGTATTAAACTGTGACGCACTTAGCAATATTCATGAGGTCAAACACAgctgtctccttctcctcaaTCCCTACGTTGTGATGGCAGTGATGTGCAAATGATAAAATAACGATTGAACTAAAACAAGTTTTGTGGTCCGACTGTCTCAACAGAAGTGcattgctaggcaacagcttGGGTCCGTGTTTACTTCATCTCCTGCTGATTCACCCCCTCTGAAACAAGGAATTTAGAAACAGACGTATTTGGAATGTTTACGTGTATGACCGTGAAATATGAAGTGCTCTGACTGTCTGAGGACCTGCGTAGGTTTGGGAATAAGGAAAACATCATGTGAGATGGTCGCGATGTCCTCTAGTGACCTTAAGAGCGCCGGCAGCGACGGCAGCGCCGACCTCGAAAGGACGTTCAAAGGGGAGTTCAACCATCGTACACCTTTTCCCTCCTCTGGATAATGAGGACAATGTTTCCTGTAATAAATATAACGCCACGGTCAAAACATCACGTGCCTGATAGAACTTCCAGCACCCATTGTTCAAATCTCCAGTAcccattgtctctctctcttgctgtgaAAAAGCAGACCTGTTCTATCTTTCCGTTTCTGCGTTAGGAGCGGCCACATCCcagcccccacctccccacaaCCTCTCtagctgcctcctcctcctcatcagccTCCCCCCCTTatactctccctccctctcgtgGCCCGTTGCCATGGAAGCTGATTGGAAGGATCACTTTGCCTCTCCAGCACTTTGCCACTCCGCACTCGCCAGGAGAAAACAAGGCAATTCAGAGCAAAGCGGAAAAACCTCCCGAAAAATAGAAAGGCCCTTCTTGAGTATGAAGTGACGGTCAGCTATTAGTTGGTCACAAAAAAGATGAGCTAAATATTCAAAAGGTTATCagtattttttctaaatttaatTTTAAAGGGGCCGTAACTTCACGTCTTCCTTTTTCAATTTTCTTCTAAAACACCTATAATCGTGTATTATATTGACAGTTCTGCAATGcttattaaatatgtatttataccaaacattttatttatgtgcCGATGAAAAATGTTGCCCTCGTGGTCAAGGACACCACTCCCAGGTGGTTTTCCTCTGACAGCTTTGGTACGTTTTAATTAGCATTTCTCTAATAAATGAAGCCCCTCatgcaaagggagagagagagagagagagagagagagagagagaagggggagaataATCAGTTGTTGCGGATCTTAGCAATAATGTTCCATCTGGCAGATGTGTTTCAAACCAGCACAATGTGGACTCGCCTCTGATTACCACGCGAGGCTATAACAATTAGGTGTATTATGAATGTTTGCTTAACTGTTAACTCCCTAAAATGAAAGAGCAATGTGATGTGTTTCTCGTTGGTCACAAAGCCGTAAACCTCAGTGAAGAACTCAGTCCAGGCTCATATGTCctgcaatagaaaaataaaataaaatgatcattttctgtaacacacaaactgtctgcctctctctctctctgcgtacAGTACACTGCACCACCTCAAGGCTAAGCCTCTTGGTagcttcatttttttatatttttcagcCAAGCTCGGCTCTAATGGGAAGATGGAACATTCAGGGTCTAGCTATTACTATAGCAACAATGTTTGGGGCTTTTGGGCGTGGGGTGGGCTGGTTGATCACATCGTTTTGGATAGAACGTCATATTCATAGCAACCTTCCAAAGCGCGAGGTACATAACGAGTGCTCCAGTTcttatagtatatatatatatatatatatatatatatatatatatatatatatatatatatatattatttgcaTTCTGAGCAGTGGGAACCTTGTAGCTGGGTCCAATGTGGAGGGCACATACACAAATACTGAGAGATGTTACAGCTACAAGCTCTTCTCTTCCTAAACTACATTCTTACTTTACATCAAAACTACCTGGGAAAGgtttaataaaatgtttcacCATTTAAGTTAGTAacttgaattaaaacaaaaatgtgtctcATAGGACATTCAAAGTTGGGGGGGGCATAACACGTTAACATGACAACACCATAAAATGTTGTGGACCATTTACTGAAACTTGATTTGAACGTCTTCCAGGCTCCTCATGAGTTTATTTCACACCAGCTTCAAGTAGTAATATACATTATTTGCTTGCATACCTCTGCCTTTCAATCTTTCATGTGATTTCATGTTGCATCTTTAACACTCAATGTTTTTGTATGAATTGAATATGCCATGATTAAAGCACATGTGCCGTCTTCTTGTTGACCTTTATTTGTATGTCTAAGGCTTCCAGTGGGTGTCCGTGTGgtcattttcatctctcaccGTAGAAAAATGGCTCTGGAACAACACGAGCTGCGATGAATGATAACCGTGTGTTGTGTTGATTGCGACAGTCACAGCTGGTCCATTTGTCTTGTGCGTGTCCTGCTTCCCGTTGTGACGTTTAATCGACATTTGTCTGTAGGAAAAAGAACGGAAGGTCAATGAGTGTGTCCTGAAAGAGTGTGTCCTAAAGGAGTGAGTCCTGAAAGAGTGAGTTCTAAAGGAGCGTGTCCTGAAAGAGTGTGTCCTAAGGGAGTGGGTCCTAAAGGAGTGAGTCCTAAGGGAGTGAGTCCTAATGGAGTGTGTCCTGAAAGAGTGGGTCCTGAGGGAGTGGGTCCTGAAAGAGTGAGTTCTAAAGGAGCGTGTCCTGAAAGAGTGTGTCCTAAGGGAGTGGGTCCTAAAGGAGTGAGTCCTAAGGGAGTGAGTCCTAATGGAGTGTGTCCTGAAAGAGTGGGTCCTAAGGGAGTGGGTCCTAAAGGAGTGAGTCCTAAGGGAGTGAGTCCTAACGGAGTGAGTCCTGAAAGAGTGTGTCCTAAAGGAGTGTGTCCTGAAAGAGTGTGTCCTAAAGGAGTGTGTCCAAAAGGAGTGAGTCCTAAGGGAGTGTGTCCTAAAGGAGTGAGTCCTAAGGGAGCGTGTCCTAAAGGAGTGAGTCCTAAGGGAGCGTGTCCTGAAAGAGTGAGTCCTAAGGGAGCGTGTCCTGAAGGAGTGAGTCCTAAGGGAGTGTGTCCTAGGAGTGTGAGGGTGTGCTAAAGGAGTGAGTCCTAAAGGAGGAGTGCGTCCTAAGGGAGTGTGTGCTGAAGGAGTGAGTCTTAGAGGAGTGAGTCCTAAAGGAGGAGTGCGTCCTAAGGGAGCGTGCCCTGAAGGAGTGAGTCCTAAAGGAGTGTGTCCTAGGAGTGTGAGGGTGTGCTAAAGGAGTGAGTCCTAAAGGAGGAGTGCGTCCTAAGGGAGTGTGTGCTGAAGGAGTGAGTCTTAGAGGAGTGAGTCCTAAAGGAGGAGTGCGTCCTAAGGGAGCGTGCCCTGAAGGAGTGAGTCCTAAAGGAGTGTGTCCTAGGAGTGTGAGGGTGTGCTAAAGGAGTGAATCCTAAAGAAGGAGTACGTCCTAAGGGAGCGTGTGCTGAAGGAGCGTGTCCTAAAGGAGTGTGTCCTAGGAGTGTGAATGTGTCCTAAGGCAGTGTGACCTAAACACACGGTCAGTGTGAAACACTTGTCTTGTTTGCTTGGATTAATAAGGCAACACAAGCACTTAATTAGACTTAGGTAATACCATTACTGGTTTAGATTTAACCAAAACTCCTGCTTACGGTTTAGCCAACaagaaatgaatattatttaGGTGAAATACTGTATAGCGGAGAAAAACTAAGATGACATGTTTAGATGTAATTATAGGAAATGCTGCCAACACATTAGTGTTAACAATTCTCCTGAAGACGGTGGGGCCGCCACGatgcaccaccaccccccccccccccacccgcctcccctctctctcttgcttCACCACAGTCAAGCTCCAGCGGCAGCGTCGAGCTAACAGTCtttgtgaggacagagagagagagagagagagagagagagagagagagagagagagagggggggagggagagagaggcgggcaTCATGGCAGCGCTCGCTGCATCATCACGACACATGTTTGGCTGCTGTTGGCGAAGCAGCGAGTGATGCGCAGGAGAGACTCGAGGACTTCCTGGAAACCAAAAGGCGAGGAAACAGGTCAGTGGCGGTCAGACAGGCTCACAGgaaccttctctcctctcctctcctctcctctcctctcctctctcctctctcctcctgcgtgCAGCAGCGCAGGTGCTGCGGGACTCCGTCACGGGTACCGGCTTGATGCCGGTGCGCATTTGTCAATAAGAATTCCCCTGTCGGGTTTGTTTTGCACGGGGACTCGCAGGTTTACGCGTGTGCGAGTGTCCGGAGGCATGggcagcacgggggggggggggggggggggggtgggcggggggctCTCATGGATCCGAGGTAAAAAAATAACTGCAGCAGACTGCCATCAAATAGATAGAGAGATGTTACTTTGCACAATGTTGGCAGTTAATTGCGCCTCACAAGCTGTAAGCTGGAGTCCTGCTTGGTTAGAGAGTAACTGGAAGGGAACTAACAATTCAAAAAGCATGAGGTTCCGCCTGTAATACTAGTATTggagtgagaggaaggagacaaagCCTCAGAGAGGAGAAGCTTGGCCCAGTATTCAGCTCTGCTGCATGTGATGTAATCCTCCACTGGTCCAAGCACTCAGCTCaacagttatttttatttgtacaaaTTTGAAATTGACAACAAAGTGCAAAGAGCATACCATGTGTGCAGATCATATCTTATCAGAAATGTTGTCCGACACTCACAATAAGAGCAACCGATGGATAATATTGGTTAATTTAATCccaatttaataataattacgagtgtaacattttgttttgactcCAGTCTTCCGCTTTCACAAAGTTTTATATGTATGGTGTGGTGCCAACTTTTGCACAAGACATACtcaactaattaaaaaaaaacagatttgttgAGCTATTTACTAAGCTACAGTCATTACTTTATTGTAGAACTTTGTTATGTTCGACTTTGTGTTCACAGCAGTACAAAAAAATACGCCATTGATAATGTCAACTccttaaatacataaaagagctcttttagctctgtttttgttctccaccagctcctATTATTAACTTTTTAACTTGTTCAGGTTGTTGCTATCATTAGTGTCATCAATACTCTGGCTTACATACACCTGTGGTGACCCATGAACTTTGTACAGGTGCGACCAGTGAGAGGAGCCTCAAGATGAGTGGGATCCtgaagaggaagctggaggaggccccgcccccttaccTGTCCCTGCCGGGCTCCGACGACGACGTTTCCTGCAGCGACAGCGGCAACAGCAGCGATAGTCTCAACCACGCCGTCCCCTCAGGGCTGCTGGACTGTAAGACCACATTGTTACCACAAGCTCGTGTGTTTTTGGTGCAATAGATTGGGAtcatttaagatttaaaaaatatatattgttggCGGCAATTCCAGATCCCCACCTCCTCACGTGTGGTGTCCCGCAGAATCTGTTTTGGGACCACTTTATTTTTTGATATacaacatatacatatattatggCAGCGTACGTTCCCATACAATGCAACTGTATTGTGAATTATGTGGGAAAGCACTTTGTTGAGGATTGTGTTTGCTTTTAACGTGTAACGAATAAGTAAAAAAGTCCACGTTACTGGTGGATTGGTCAAAAAACACTTTCGCCCAGGAAACTGAAGCGTATCTTAATTGTGCACCAAGTACTTCTGAATTCTGCCTGAACATAAGCAAGTGCCTTTGTTGCCTGAACATAACAAAGTACTTTCAATGCCTAAATATAGCCCGAAACTTTTGCCTGAATATAACAAGCACTTTTCTAACCCTAAATAATTAGTTTTGCAGTTTAGCTGCAGCTGTTATCTAGGGAGAATGCATGTCCATAAAAGAATAAATTAGTGAGGTGACACGTATTAGTGAAGATTCAAGGGATTTCACATTAagtcatgttgtttttttccccatatgTTTCCTCATACGTGCCTCAGCTACTCTCCAGCAGCAGTCCAAGAGACTGCGGGGCCGCAACGTGCACTTTGAGAGCGTGACCGTGTACTACTTCAACCGCCGGCAGGGCTTCACCACAGTGCCCACGCAGGGCGGCAGCACCTTGGGGATGTCGCCGCGTCACAGCGGGGTGAGGCGCTTCACCCTGCGGGAGTTTGCCATGGAGCAGAAACGGAGCCACCGCATTATGTTGAGGGATCATCTCAAAGAAGAGAAGCTCAACGCCATCAAACTCAAAGTCAGTGGCACAACGCAGTGAAGCCTTATTTCGCACGTCGATTAAAAAGCCTGTGCTCGCGGGTTTTTGGGGAAGGGATTGGTTTTGCGTACACGTTTGGTCCAAACATACTTTTTCTGTCCCCCAGCTGACCAAAAATGGCACAGTGCCATCTGTGGAGGCGGACACCCTGACCCTGGACGACATATCCGAAGACGACCTGGACGTGGACAACACCGAGGTGGACGACTACTTCTTCCTCCAGCCTCTGACTACCAGGAGGCGCCGGGCCCTGCTGCGCTCCTCGGGGGTCCGACGCCTCGACGTGGAGGAGAAGCACGATCTGCGTGCCCTCCGCGTGTCCCGAGAGGAGTGTGGGTGCCGTTGCCGGGGGACATGCGACCCGGAGACCTGTGCTTGCAGCCTGGCCGGCATTAAGTGCCAGGTAAATGGAACTGTGGTGAGGCCCATCTATAATACTAAAGTGTTGTTCATTTCCAACTGAAAGCAGTACACATATCtctatacacacagacacatatatatatatatgtatatatatattagtagttTAATTAGTCCTTAGTTATCTTCAAAACAACCGAAggtttttctcatttcttttcacTATGCCGTATTTGTGTTCAGAATTCAATCATTCTTTAAGGCTTTTAAGAATACAGTTATTAGGTCTGTCTAAAATTTCCTTCTTGTGCCGTAGTGCCCCCACTCTGAAATCTCACATGTACGACACTTGACTTTTGAAAACCTGATATTTTAAAGGGTTAAGTCTCGGAGAAAAAGCAACCTTCTTTTAGGAAGACATATTGTACAAGGTCTGAGAGGATTTGCACGACCAAATAATGATAAGCCTTGACAATTTAGAAGATAACTTAAGTTCTACTGCATTAAGGTGTGTAATTATATACACCCACAGTGGATTCTGCAGCATTTCAACAAGCATGACCGGCTATGACTGGCAGCTGAATTCACCTTTTTCGGTCACTGCTGCTCTACACTGTtgggtctttttctttttctttcctgtccTCAGGTGGACCGCATGTCCTTCCCTTGTGGCTGCACCAGAGACGGGTGTAGCAACAACACGGGGCGGCTGGAGTTCAACCCGGTCCG
Coding sequences:
- the LOC120827303 gene encoding cysteine/serine-rich nuclear protein 2 isoform X1, which encodes MRRRDSRTSWKPKGEETGATSERSLKMSGILKRKLEEAPPPYLSLPGSDDDVSCSDSGNSSDSLNHAVPSGLLDSTLQQQSKRLRGRNVHFESVTVYYFNRRQGFTTVPTQGGSTLGMSPRHSGVRRFTLREFAMEQKRSHRIMLRDHLKEEKLNAIKLKLTKNGTVPSVEADTLTLDDISEDDLDVDNTEVDDYFFLQPLTTRRRRALLRSSGVRRLDVEEKHDLRALRVSREECGCRCRGTCDPETCACSLAGIKCQVNGTVVDRMSFPCGCTRDGCSNNTGRLEFNPVRVRTHFLHTIMKLELEKSREEQQQQQHHQGQQQTEPQLVTNGNGYHGDSSLVQQQQPNLQFPLMSATTHIPIMHLQNTGESAPHLAEEEEEEEEEEEEEEDEEDDEAYEDDEDGSSVCSGLSDCSTHSLGTIDPEDVEEDEEDDDEEDDDDDEDEEEDWDCTLHGTSPPPYSVPLPSVLSYSNVSLGHPFHNTPPMQHYQIDSAVNGTPAFLSKSVPIAPPTLPTVEAALESEINPKLHRQTEQQSHFPEPPSPQTPQTGSQVDAYVSHPAPAGALSVPHLEQSGPP
- the LOC120827303 gene encoding cysteine/serine-rich nuclear protein 3 isoform X2; protein product: MRRRDSRTSWKPKGEETGATSERSLKMSGILKRKLEEAPPPYLSLPGSDDDVSCSDSGNSSDSLNHAVPSGLLDSTLQQQSKRLRGRNVHFESVTVYYFNRRQGFTTVPTQGGSTLGMSPRHSGVRRFTLREFAMEQKRSHRIMLRDHLKEEKLNAIKLKLTKNGTVPSVEADTLTLDDISEDDLDVDNTEVDDYFFLQPLTTRRRRALLRSSGVRRLDVEEKHDLRALRVSREECGCRCRGTCDPETCACSLAGIKCQVDRMSFPCGCTRDGCSNNTGRLEFNPVRVRTHFLHTIMKLELEKSREEQQQQQHHQGQQQTEPQLVTNGNGYHGDSSLVQQQQPNLQFPLMSATTHIPIMHLQNTGESAPHLAEEEEEEEEEEEEEEDEEDDEAYEDDEDGSSVCSGLSDCSTHSLGTIDPEDVEEDEEDDDEEDDDDDEDEEEDWDCTLHGTSPPPYSVPLPSVLSYSNVSLGHPFHNTPPMQHYQIDSAVNGTPAFLSKSVPIAPPTLPTVEAALESEINPKLHRQTEQQSHFPEPPSPQTPQTGSQVDAYVSHPAPAGALSVPHLEQSGPP